TACAATAATCTATCTGGGATTTTGCCTAATGATTTGGGAAAACTTTCTAATATCAAGACATTGGATTTGTCTCATAATTTTATTAAGGGTAGTCTTCCtagtagtatttcaagtttATCCACTTTAAACACATTGAACTTAGAGAGTAACAAATTTGTAGGAAATTTGCCTGAAAGTATAGGTAACCTTCATAATTTGTCTATGCTTAGCCTTAGAAGGAATCGACTCGAGGGCCGAATTCCTCTATCTATTGGCAATCTTTCCACCCTCAAACAGCTTGATTTATCTTTCAATGACTTCAGTGGAGAAATCCCAACTTCACTTTCTAATCTATTAAGccttagtttcttgaatgtctCATACAATAACCTTTCTGGTTCAGTTCCTAATAAACTTTCTCAAAAGTTTAATTCAAGCTCTTTTATTGGGAATCTTCAACTATGTGGGTTTAGTCCTTCATCACCATGTCCTTCACAAGCACCATCTCCTTCTTTCGGCATCCAAGAAGAAGCGAAAAAAAGCCGAAAAATGAGTATCAAAGACATAATCCTGATAACAGCAGGTATTCTCCTTGTAGTCATGCTCATCCTATGCTGCATACTACTCTTCTGCTTAATCAGGAAAAGGGCTGTGTCAAGAAAAGAGAAAGAGGGTACTGCTGCCACGGGGAGGGCTATACAAGCCGAGAAGGGAGGCCCGTCTGGCGGGCCGGAAGTCGAGACAGGCGAGACCGGAGGTAAACTGGTTCATTTTGATGGTCCAATGGTGTTTACAGCAGATGATCTTTTGTGTGCTACAGCTGAGATTATGGGGAAGAGCACATATGGAACTGTTTATAAAGCTACATTGGAGGATGGAAGTCAAGTAGCTGTGAAGAGGCTAAGAGAGAAGATTACAAAAGGGCAGAAGGAATTTGAAGCTGAAGTTAAtgtaattggcaaaattagACACCCTAATCTTTTGGCATTGAGAGCTTATTATTTAGGCCCTAAAGGAGAAAAGCTTCTTGTCTTTGATTATATTCCTAATGGAAGCCTTGCAAACTTCTTACATGGTAAGCAAATTAAATTCTTAAACCTTGTTCTAAATATTGGTTTTATGATTGGGAAATAATATGTTGTTTTCGATTGCAGTTCGAGAGTCAGACATAAGAGTAGAGTGGCCAACAAGAATGAGAATGATACAAGGAATGGCAAGGGGACTCTTCCACCTTCACAACAATGAGAATATAATTCATGGCAACCTGACATCAAGCAATGTCCTGATTGATGATAATATCagtgccaaaatttcagactatGGCCTATCAAGACTAATGACAGCATCAGCTGCAGCAAATGTGATTGCTACTGCAGGAGCATTAGGATACCGTGCCCCTGAGCTGTCGAAGCTCAAGAAAGCAAACACGAAAACAGACGTGTATAGTCTAGGGGTGATCATCTTGGAGCTACTGACCGGGAAGTCACCCGGGGAAGCAATGAACGGTGTTGATTTGCCGCAGTGGGTGGCGTCCATTGTTAAAGAAGAGTGGACTAATGAGGTATTTGACTTAGAGTTGATGAAGGATGCGTCAACTATTGGTGATGAGTTGCTCAACACCTTGAAGTTGGGTTTGCATTGTGTTGACCCTTCACCAGCTTCGAGGCCAGAGGTTCAGCAGGTTTTGCAGCAGTTGGAGGAAATAAGGCCGGTTGATACTGCCACTACATCGGGTGACGACGGTGGTGGTGATCCGTCAGCCAGTGAATAAGGGAGTTTTTGTAGggatttttttggtgtttttgttACTAGTCTTGATCATCTTTTGCTAATGTGTTATGTAAATAGAATTCAATTAATATCTGTTAGTTGCTCCTAAAAATGATCATGGATTAGTAGGTTTGTTTCCTTCTCTTGTTCCCGATCCAATAGGAACAAgagaattttgtttttgttcaaAGCAAAGTCCATTCTTTTATGACTTCCAATATTTTGGTTTAGTTCTAAGCAAAgtcaattttgtttttgttcatAGTTTGTTTATTTCTGTATTGCTGCTACACTGATCAGGAGCCCTCCAATATTAACTACATTAGTTTAAGGATCATTGAAAAGAAATTCAGCTAAAACATCACAAATCTTCCAATACTAAGTTTTCACATCTTCATCACGGAAAAGTTATTTGCTAAAACAAGTGACATAATCTAGAACAGAGAGGGTAACATTTTCTATCTGATCTCAGAATTTGCTGcttcaaattcaaatacaaaatcaCAACAGCATGCGCAGTACAAATATACAAGTAAATGACTAGACTATAAAAACAACAGAACTTTGAAATATGGCGATACACAGCTTCAGCAACAGATTTGATCTCCAGACTTTCATCAAGATTAGTAAAAATGGATATCAGAGACCTCTCCAATAATTAGCTATGTACATAACTTTAAAATGGAGTTTTAAAAACAAACTAATTTGTTCTCAATTGTACATAAATTAGACTACAAAAACAACAGAGCAAAACTTTTACAGTATATACATCAACTAACATCATTCACGTAGCCTTTAGTTTCATCTGCAACCTTTTCCCAAACATTAGCCATCTTTTCCGCAAATCCTGCCTGCGAAAGCGAGTATTATTTGGTTAGTGTTTGGCAAACAGTTTTTGCAGCAAATACAAACAATTACATTTTCTACCACCATGTCTACGCGAGGAGAAATTCTGATTAGCTATGAGATTTGCAGGAGCTACAAAGTTTGCTTCTTCAAGCACTGTGCTGACACTTGGTACTAGTTTGAATTCTATCATATAACTTACATATAGGTTACAGATTCGCTTTGTAGGGTTTGGTGCAAGGAAGGAGAAGAGGGTGCTTTGACGAAATGCTATTATGGCAGTTTTGTGGTGTGTGGTTAGAGCGGAATGGTCATATTTTTAATGGTGTTGCTGTCCCACATGATCCACTGTGTATTGGCTTAGTTAACTTGTAGTTCTGATTTTAGGTCTCTTCCGACTTTCCGAGGACACCTTGTTCTCTTGGTGTACTTATTATTTCGATTGATCAGTTTTCTTAATACTTTTCTTCTTATACAGAAAAATCACTTACATATAAAATAGAGAAGACAAAATGCTAAATATCTAATGATTAGATTAGAAAAAAAGTGTCTTAACTTCCAATTgtggaatttttttgtattacaaCTATAATTGGGAACATTAGCACTTACATGGAGATCACAaattcttagatttaaa
This sequence is a window from Spinacia oleracea cultivar Varoflay chromosome 1, BTI_SOV_V1, whole genome shotgun sequence. Protein-coding genes within it:
- the LOC110795151 gene encoding probable leucine-rich repeat receptor-like protein kinase IMK3, with the protein product MLNTTQKKKGKWKKQSQVSGIGFGLDYKKLVFLGQLLMVLCQQVTSEKEWDGVVITQADYQGLQAFKNELIDPKGVLRSWNDSGFGACSGGWAGIKCAQGQVIVIQLPWKGLGGRITDKIIQFQALRKLSLHDNLISGSIPYSLGLLPNLRGVQLFNNRLSGPIPASLGQCPLLQTLDLSHNFLTGTIPPSIANSTKLYWVNLSYNSLQGPIPGELTRSSRLTVLSLQYNNLSGILPNDLGKLSNIKTLDLSHNFIKGSLPSSISSLSTLNTLNLESNKFVGNLPESIGNLHNLSMLSLRRNRLEGRIPLSIGNLSTLKQLDLSFNDFSGEIPTSLSNLLSLSFLNVSYNNLSGSVPNKLSQKFNSSSFIGNLQLCGFSPSSPCPSQAPSPSFGIQEEAKKSRKMSIKDIILITAGILLVVMLILCCILLFCLIRKRAVSRKEKEGTAATGRAIQAEKGGPSGGPEVETGETGGKLVHFDGPMVFTADDLLCATAEIMGKSTYGTVYKATLEDGSQVAVKRLREKITKGQKEFEAEVNVIGKIRHPNLLALRAYYLGPKGEKLLVFDYIPNGSLANFLHVRESDIRVEWPTRMRMIQGMARGLFHLHNNENIIHGNLTSSNVLIDDNISAKISDYGLSRLMTASAAANVIATAGALGYRAPELSKLKKANTKTDVYSLGVIILELLTGKSPGEAMNGVDLPQWVASIVKEEWTNEVFDLELMKDASTIGDELLNTLKLGLHCVDPSPASRPEVQQVLQQLEEIRPVDTATTSGDDGGGDPSASE